A section of the Ogataea parapolymorpha DL-1 chromosome II, whole genome shotgun sequence genome encodes:
- a CDS encoding NADH-ubiquinone oxidoreductase subunit, mitochondrial, translating into MMARSFATVEDTPNRVYGGLADQDRIFQNLYLGNSKKHGTPSYDLKTAMKIGDWYKTKEILLKGDTWIIDEIKASGLRGRGGAGFPSGLKWSFMNPPGWNKNVGPRYLVVNADEGEPGTCKDREIMRKEPHKLVEGCLVAGRAMNATAAYIYIRGEFYNEAVTLQNAINQAYEAGFLGPDACGSGFAFDVYIHRGMGAYVCGEETALIESLEGKAGKPRLKPPFPAGVGLFGRPSTVTNVETVAVAPTICRRGGKWFSSFGRERNSGTKLFCISGNVNEPCTVEEEMSISMRELIDKHCGGVKGGWDNLLAVIPGGSSTPILNKETCDDILMDYDALRDAGSGLGTAAVIVFNKQADVLRGIQRLLAFYKHESCGQCTPCREGSTYLSKMMDRFYVGQAQEKEIDKALELTKKVEGHSICAMGEAFSWPYQGLVKNFKPLMIERIREYKRQNGLEDGGMQYGGWHDSGRVKDGEVVNNPMPKEAFHGH; encoded by the coding sequence ATGATGGCCAGGTCGTTTGCCACGGTCGAAGATACACCCAACCGAGTTTACGGGGGTCTCGCAGATCAAGACAGGATCTTCCAGAACTTGTATTTGGGgaactccaagaaacacGGAACCCCCAGCTACGATCTCAAGACTGCCATGAAAATCGGCGATTGGTACAAGACTAAAGAAATTCTGCTCAAGGGAGACACGTGGATCATTGATGAGATTAAGGCGTCCGGTCTGCGGGGACGTGGTGGAGCAGGGTTCCCCAGTGGGCTCAAGTGGTCATTTATGAATCCTCCCGGATGGAATAAAAACGTCGGGCCTCGGTATCTGGTTGTCAACGCAGACGAAGGTGAGCCTGGGACCTGCAAAGACAGAGAAATCATGCGCAAGGAGCCTCATAAGCTCGTTGAGGGGTGTCTTGTTGCAGGCAGAGCTATGAATGCAACCGCAGCGTATATTTACATCAGGGGAGAGTTCTACAACGAGGCAGTGACCTTGCAAAACGCTATCAACCAGGCGTACGAGGCCGGCTTTCTAGGGCCTGATGCCTGCGGATCTGGCTTCGCTTTCGATGTGTATATCCACAGAGGAATGGGAGCCTATGTGTGCGGGGAGGAAACTGCGCTCATCGAGTCTCTTGAAGGAAAGGCAGGCAAGCCGAGACTGAAGCCGCCATTCCCTGCAGGCGTGGGACTTTTTGGACGTCCTAGCACGGTTACCAACGTCGAGACGGTGGCAGTGGCGCCTACCATCTGTAGGCGTGGTGGAAAATGGTTCAGCAGCTTTGGCCGCGAGCGTAACTCGGGCACCAAGTTGTTCTGCATTTCGGGAAACGTGAACGAGCCTTGCACAGTTGAGGAAGAGATGTCGATCTCCATGAGGGAGTTGATAGACAAGCACTGTGGTGGAGTCAAGGGCGGCTGGGACAACCTACTTGCGGTGATTCCGGGCGGGTCTTCGACTCCTATTCTGAACAAGGAGACCTGCGACGATATCTTGATGGACTACGATGCACTCAGAGATGCCGGATCAGGATTGGGTACGGCAGCAGTCATTGTGTTCAATAAGCAGGCCGACGTCTTGCGTGGCATTCAGCGGCTCTTGGCTTTCTACAAGCACGAAAGTTGCGGTCAATGCACTCCATGCAGAGAGGGCTCTACTTACCTGTCGAAAATGATGGACAGATTCTACGTTGGTCAGGCCCAGGAAAAGGAGATAGATAAGGCATTGgagctgaccaagaaggTGGAAGGCCACTCTATCTGTGCCATGGGTGAAGCGTTTAGCTGGCCGTACCAAGGACTTGTGAAGAATTTCAAGCCTTTGATGATCGAGCGAATTAGAGAATACAAACGGCAGAATGGACTCGAAGACGGTGGCATGCAGTACGGTGGGTGGCATGATTCTGGTAGAGTCAAGGATGGCGAGGTTGTCAACAATCCAATGCCTAAAGAGGCATTCCATGGCCATTGA